The Maylandia zebra isolate NMK-2024a linkage group LG4, Mzebra_GT3a, whole genome shotgun sequence genome segment GTGAGGTTGGATCGCTCATTTTCATCCTCACACTGATGCCACTTATTTCGGTCTTTGTTTGACATAAAAGGGCATATTTGTCACTTTATTGCAACTATATTTGCACTCTTGAGCTCCTTCATTCACTGACTGATCATAAAGTTATTACTTGTGTTATGTATTCATCCTTTTGAACATAATTAATGAAGCCACATGCAATcactaaaatttgtattttgggtACAATAAGAGAGTTTCAGATGTaatgctgttttgtttaaatttcaccAACTTGCTGATGCCCACGGTTGTGAGTGCAGCTTCTTACTGTACATGGGTGGATggttgtaaatcacatcacagatgCCAAAAACCTCTCAAACCAAGCCCTCTTGCCGGTGATGCTGTGCGCAACCTCGTGACAACCACATGACTGATACTAACTCCTGAGCTGACTGTATGCTAACATGCGCCACAAATAAGGGTCATATTTGGATTTAAAACAATCACCGAGAAGCTTCCACTGAATGCTACTTTCCCCTGCATGACACTGAAATCATTAACACATACTAACCCTCCATACCCTGTAGGAAACTCACTTCCTTGGAATAACATTTCAACAGGGAAAGAGTTGAGAGCAAATGTCCTTCTCTTGAACCTTCTGTCAGTCAGACAAGTGTAGCTTGGGCTTTTCTTTGCACAGGACAGGATTAACAATGGCGACATAAACGAGCTAAGGAAGCATAGAAACTGCAGAAAGGGCGTATGGCTCCTGTGTCAGTGAATCCAAACTACCTCTATGTTTGAACAAATCCAGTTACACAGCTCAAGAAAATATTACTCTAACGGAAGAAAAAGGCAGTATGTGTCTCAGTAGTACTAAAAAGCTATTATATCAAAACGTAAAGGGAAAACAGTTTGATGAGCTGTATagtgaactgaaactgaaacaaaacgAAGCCTATCATTAGGAATAGTGACTTTTTACAACTTCAGTTCTTTTTTCACTCAGTAGGTGGCAGCAAACTACAAACAATGGTTGCATTTTACACTCATCCGTTTTCATTAGAGGCAGAACCCAGAAGCACATCCAGGTTTAGGTCTACTGCTTGGTGCTACACAGAAACAGGCTGAACAGACTGGAACTCACATGAATTTGGACGAATCGAAGTAAGAATGTCACTTCTGCTCAACTGAATTGATTATCATGACCCTCACTAATAGCCACCTTAATAAGTTAAGAGCAATGTGCCAAAGTAgtataaatattttaacttttGGCAAATCCAGCAGGTTAATTAAGTGATTTCACATCATGTGTTCAAACGGCTTGTCAGTTTTTAATATATCCCATGTGCGCATActtaagctttaaaaaaatacagtccAATGACCTGATAGATGTTTGCTGAACATTGTGGTTTACATCAGCACTTAAATTAAATCATAAAGAATCTGTTTTGTGTGGGCTGTTCGATACCATGAAGCAAGACCTCTGAACATctcagtttttcagtttttttcatctCAGTATTCGCTGTTTAAATCTTTTCCCATGGGTGCTGGGTGCGTCAAGTAACCCCAATAAATGTAGAAAATCTTTGACTGAAAAACTGCTTCTTAACCTGTCTGCACCTTCAAGTGTGTTATCAGTTTATATTGTTACtaaacttttttcccctttagacttggctcatgtgatcaggtagaggatcattagggggtccattGTCCCTCTTGGGGGGGACGATCCcacagggtttaaatctgggactctccaccatttgaccctagaactgaagacatttctcggatgagaggtgaaacatcttcaagcaacttaaagaagtccagatgcttttctttccaagctccttagactacgatgacctgattgagaaccttcacagacatcttaaGTATGCAAACTGCTGTTGGAAGCAGCTGGTACCAGTATCAGGTCAGCTGACAAATAATTAGCCTGCTCTGGTCACAAACCTGCAAACTAATGAGGTTATCTCAGACCACTTGCCTGCTGTCTCCTCATTTCATTTCTTGCCCTTCCAACAAGTTATAGAAATTTAGGTTCAAGCTGAGCAGGTTAAGGGCTATGATTTGGAAATGGTTATTGTTTTTCCAGACCCAAGAGCGAAAACACATCAAGGCTGAGTTTGAAAAGTCTGTATGAATAAAAACCTTGCTAACTGACTCTCCCTGACCTTCCAAGCATTTAGGTCTCAGTTGTCTGAGGCATTTTCATCCACTCTGTAcaacacttaaaaaacaaaacaaaaacaaaaagaacacaatTTAGCAAAGCACCATCCTGACATTTGGAAAAACAAGCAATTTTAGGATAACTTCCTTAGGTACACCAGTGTAACTGCTCATTAACGCAAATATTTAATATCCAAAGACATGGCAGCAACTTAAGGGATGGAGACGTGCTCAACacaacctgttgaagttcaaactgagcatcagaatgggggagaaaggtgatttacttactctgaatgtggcataactGTTGGTTCCAgatggtctgagtatttcagaaactgctgatctatgTAGATTATTCCAcataaccatctctagggtttacagagaacagTCTGAAAAGGAGAAATGGCTTGTTGTGGTCATAGAATGGCCATTCTGATAGGAGGGCATCAGTAACtgaaataaccacttgttacaaccaagctatgcagaagagcatctctgacaACATGTTGAAACTTGAAGCAGATgcattacagcagcagaagaccactcTGGTCCgctaagaacagaaaactgaggctaAAGTTCACACAGGTCCAATAAACTGGACAACAGATTGGAGAAATGTTGATGCTATAAATCATGGATTCATCATGCCCTATATTAACAATTCAgcctgctgctggtggtgtaatggtgtgagaGTTATTTTTTTGGACACACTTTGAGGTTTTCTTAGTACCAAGTGAGCATTATCTAAATGCCACAGCTTACCTGCTGTTGAGCATGTCCATCCCTTGaagttttttcattttctgatggctgcttccagcacgactaacagttcatttcacaaagctcaaatcaaatcatctcaaactggtttcttaaacATGAGAATAAGTTATTTGTTCTCAAATGACCTCTTCAGTGACtcgatctcaatccaatagagcacatTTGAGATATGGTGGAGCAGGAGATTCTTTTGATGGAGTGGAACCAACAAATATTCAGCAACCGTGTTATGTTATCAGATCAATATTAGAAACAAACTAAAGAAATTTATATTCTGAAAAGCTTCCAAATTTACTTTTGTCTCCAGAAAATTTAAGAACACAggtacattattattattaaacagtTTAACATAAAATCTCCTTTAACAAACTGTCACTTAATATTTAACTGCATTTGCCTTATACAGTTACAATTTCTGCTTCACttcatgttattatttatttttattataggATAAATAGACAGatggcaaatttaaaaaaaaaataaaaaaaaatgcacacagcAAGCTACTTTATTAAGTGCCACTTATTAAGGTGTTGGGCCACCATGTGCCACCAGAGGAGCCTCAATCCACCTTATACTTGAGTCTCAAGCTCTCTGAAACTCTACAGGTGGGAATACCTTTAGAGTTAATGTTTGCAACATTAACTGTTTCCAAAACAAAAAGTTCCATTATATGACTTTCTGGTGTGTCAGTTCTGTGTCCGTCCAAAATGTCACACACATTGTTGAAATGGGTTGAAAGGTGGTGACTGCAAAAGGAACATACGATCATTTCCATCCTCCTGACGTTATTTGGAAACTGGAAATCTTTCATCAGTAGGACAGTAGGGTGATCACTCACAAAAACTTTGTATTGATTTACAGGGATCGGTATTTCTAAGGAACCCAAACCGtgacaacacacacataaacttGGCTTCATTTTATCTGTTGACTCAAACAGTCTtaatttcagaatcagaatcagaatcgtgtttattggccaagtatatgtgcagacacatacagggaatttggttccggtagatggtggctctcaagcacagcaattttgtcttttaattatttaatgtagACACTACTGGTCAAAAGTTTTATAATACCCCAGTTCTTCTAGTTTATTAACTGAAATTCAAGCAGTTCAAGTCCACATGAATAGCTTGAAATGGTATAAAGGTAAATGGTGACCTGCGAGAGGTTCTGCAGCAATCGAAGTTGATCAAGACTTGAAAGTTGGTTCCTACAGGTGTCCCAACTTTTTCTTGATTACTGACAACCTCCCGAGTCTACAAAAAAATAGTGTTGGAACACACTGTGGCATCATACACTTGTGAGCATTGTTCAAACAGTATTGTattaaagaaagtaactttttGACCAGAAAAATAGTGAGGAAAAAGGCAATTAACAATAGAAGAGACAAACCATCATAACATAAAAGTGTAGGTTTTTCCTTCAGAGAAATTGTGAAGAAAGGCAATGTATCAGGGATTACAGTCTCTTTTACTATCAAAAGGCACTGAGGGAATCTGACAGGAAGAGGTCTGCAGAACCCAAAGCCACAACAAAATCAGAAGGCAAGATAGACTCAACAGCTAGAGTGATAGGTGGCTCACGGGACCACAGCTTAATAGTAAGCAAGTCTCAGTTTCAACTGCAAAAAGCAGACTTTGAGATACAGGACTGACAGATCAAGTTGCAGCAAGGCAGCCATAGCTTTGACgtgagaataagaaaaaaaaaaaaaaaagccttcccTGGGCCATGAAACACCACCAATGGACCACTGAAGACTTTCAAAATTTGAAATCTTCCGTTCATCATTCAGGATTTTTGTATGACATTGAGAAGGCGAAAAGGAGGTTCCTCAGTCTGTGACATCAAATGTCAAACATGGCAGAGGAAGTGTGATGTtctggggctgttttgttgGATCCAGGGTGAATGACTAGTACAGATTGAGACTAGTACAGAACCAACAGCTACAACGAGATTCTGCATCAACATGCAGAATCTTGGTATGTACCAAGTCAGGGGTTCATCCAATAGCAAGATAATGACTCAAAACATACGTCCAAGGTATGGCAGACTTACcttaggaaaaaaacagaacaaggtGGTAagcttgaaaaagaaaaaaaagaagaaaaaaaaatagggttgctggtagggatgggtatcgaaaacaggttcttgttgagaaccggttcccactgtttcaattccttggaattgtttgccatttttgcaaacgattcccttatcgattccagtcgccccgaatgacgtcaccacgttgcggagcgtcatttacctggcaggaaacacggcgcgtaagcggctcaaacgctcaaaagtttggttacactttactggaacggatgacaacagggcaacttgcaatacttgcaaagtagatacttCATTTAAGGGaagaaacactacgaatatgcaaaagcatttgctcagaaaacacgtgataaccttaaatgaatgtcgtgtttttaattccgctccggactcgtgaatctcaacccagcagcagcggtaacgtttgcacgtcctctcccgttaatgcggcaggtaaataatcaactaacagtgcatattatgttagcgcgatctgccttattacaaaacctgccattactgtgcatttaggtgaccatgatgagagagacagacagagtctggctggctcagatgctggcagttctcgctgcagtctaccggtagcgtctcctttcaggccaggatagacgaatgtcaccgagcagtgactcagtttgtggtaaaaggcttgaacccatttgccacagcagatgcccccgattttcggtaagtgaatgtgtttaattgtaggcagggacattactggatattcttgtataattgctactgaataatttatgttatactttgttattgctacagaagaatatttattttattattttacatttacaatttttttttcctggggaccctgtgacacccattaaagagccgtaggctggatctcttaagatctcactgttgggtttgtaaggccatgttactcttAAATTTCTATTTTGTTCAAAGATATAAAACGAAGTTCCAAGCTAATCgaacttagtgttctcctttcttataaagaatcgataaagaatcgaattgttaaacagaatcgaaaatggaatcggaatcgtgaaaatcttatcaatacccatccctagttgcTGGTTTGTTTTAAGTTAACTGGTCAGAAGAATAAAAGGAAAGCAACACGTAAATGCCACACATTTGTGGGAACTTCTAAAACAGGGTTGGGAAGAATATTTGATTTCCATTGTAGAGGAAACTGCCACAAGCTGTTATATCTGCCAGAGGTGGATGCTTTGATGAATCAAAGGTTTAGGAAACATTTTGATTTATAAATGATTTCcgatattttctttaaaaaaaaataaaacttcagttgtttatttgttttcattcaagaGTACAATGACACATTATACTGCCTGAATttcaataaaaacaggaaaaggtgTTCTAAAATTTTTGACCAGTAGTGTACATAGTGTGCATgggtttttgtttaaaaaaaaaaaaaagaagaaaaaaaaagatattgatCCCCATTATTAATATGATAAGACCTTACTTGCACTCGTTCAAATCAAACATGAACAAGACACAATCTCAAAGAAGTTGGATCTACTTGCTCCTTCCCAGACATCGTGTTGAATCCATTTAATGTAAAAAGCAAAATACAGAAAAGTGAGTTTGAAATATCCTAATGTTTAATGAAATGGTGATGTACTGATCAGCAAGAAAGGGGTACAGTAAAACTACGAGGAAAACAGGGAAAGAACTTGGTACACAAAACATGTCTGTCCATTGTCATTCCAATACACCTCTGTCCGGAGGAACTGCTGCCATACCCTTGTGCGCTAACTTGTTGTGTGTCAAGGATGGAGAAAGTGGGGGAGAGGGTGAGAGTGTACTACAGAGATAAGTGTGCAGTTGTTGTCACATAGAAGTAAAGGAAatgtaaaaggggaaaaaaaaaacaattcctTCTAGTTTTAACTATATCCCTCTGATCAAAGTTCAAAAAAGAGGCACCCACCACACGTGGAGCTGACTGCTGAACTTGATTGTGACTTCTTTTTCCTTACATGGGGGGTGGGtaggttctgttttttttttgtttttttttttctcagttttccttttttttctgttggttcTTAAATCCTCTTCAGAGTGCACTCATACCACATAGAGTTCGTAGATCTTCTTGGCGCAATACGCCAGGGCAGCCAGTGCTATCGTATTATGGAGTCTCTTTCTGTGGATGTCATCCCTGCGTACCAATACCACGGGCGTTGAGGAGGTCAGTGTATGCAGGGGCAGCCGCGAGAGTTTTTGGCTGTCATATTCCACCTGGTACTTGCAGCAGGGGTCAAACTGCCACGAAATCCCATAGAGGGCGGCACAGGCCACGCTGAGGGCGCCAGCGGGCAACGCCACATAGCGCAAGTACTCGACAGGCAGCGAAAGTGGCGTCAGGAGGCAAGCAGCACCTGACAACACGGCTGTCTTGTGCAGGCAGTTGCCAACAGTAATCCAACGGGCCGTCTCGTCTCCGATCCGCGTGGGCTCGATAACAATGTATTTATACTGGGCCTCCAGCGCCTGCTCCAGCTCATACTCAAACTGGTCCTGTGCATTCTCCCCATTGTAGATCTCGTGCACGATGTAGCAGTCTGACGCCGCCATCACACCCCTGTGCAGAAACACAGGAACAGGCAGGCAACAGTGAGTGTAAGAACAGATGACCATAAACACACTTTAATTAAGCAAAGACTGTATTTCCCCTTTTCCTGCCTGCTGAAATGTCCACTCTATCACCATCTAACAAACATAAAAGGGAAGGATATTTCTCTAACCAATAACCAGAGGCTCATTCACCCACTTCTAACAggtgggtcatatgattgttgggtttttctctgtatctacgaagcgccttgaggcgacttttgttgtgatttggcgctatataaataaaattgaattgaattaacacCGTTTTAAGTCGATAACAGGAGTGTAAGCATGGTCATGTCTATACAGCCCGCAACTGTTCTGACTGCTCCATCAAGTATGGTTGATTCATTCAGTGCTTTTCCAGCTCAGTAACTGAATGCATCTTTGCAGGACTAATAATCAGAAGCCTCAATATAAGCACACAAAGGTGGCAGGCAAATTCCTGGAGGGAGATTGCTGAGAGAACATACAGAAAAAACCTTTCGGGACCAATATAATTGCCTTTGAAATCAACTGACCACAGCAAAGGAGGAAAAGAAGTCTCAGAACGTTATTTGTTTCTATCATGGCTGCCTTTGCATCGAAAACTCCAGGACACAACTGCACAGAAGGTGTTGGCAACAGCGTTGGCCACATACATAGGAAACATTGTAAGCTTTACAAAGATTCACTGCAAAACTCTAAATCGGATGTTGGAGTAAGAATGAGAGCAAGACCATGTGGCTAAAAGCAGTCTTATGTGTGGTTACGCTTTTCGAAATTCCACGCAGACAACACAAAATTCACAGACAGCCAATGACATACAACAGCTGAAAACTGGATTCAGCAGACCTGCAGC includes the following:
- the tmem11 gene encoding transmembrane protein 11, mitochondrial isoform X1; translated protein: MASLGRRRGVPVSRERGVMAASDCYIVHEIYNGENAQDQFEYELEQALEAQYKYIVIEPTRIGDETARWITVGNCLHKTAVLSGAACLLTPLSLPVEYLRYVALPAGALSVACAALYGISWQFDPCCKYQVEYDSQKLSRLPLHTLTSSTPVVLVRRDDIHRKRLHNTIALAALAYCAKKIYELYVV
- the tmem11 gene encoding transmembrane protein 11, mitochondrial isoform X2, with the translated sequence MAASDCYIVHEIYNGENAQDQFEYELEQALEAQYKYIVIEPTRIGDETARWITVGNCLHKTAVLSGAACLLTPLSLPVEYLRYVALPAGALSVACAALYGISWQFDPCCKYQVEYDSQKLSRLPLHTLTSSTPVVLVRRDDIHRKRLHNTIALAALAYCAKKIYELYVV